From a single Streptomyces sp. 1331.2 genomic region:
- a CDS encoding lantibiotic dehydratase, with protein sequence MPNRALPRVLYPDPSPIRAREEPTSEPGPVAAEPGPAAFTARHALVRATVLARPAQSAASATVRSLLAELGAVEAADTALRPALCDDLYASRAGHDEEFHRRVVLPLRRDLHNGRPPRAALLDRLADLPQRVPNLAAWLELRQRRTRVLAALADTLPPALAAERAALAGLCREPAFARAVALTSADLLRAVARAAHDTGTAGERSGRARKEEAAVLRHALRATAKTSPLSWFTSVGWHPADSADQPTDEPTDEPAGESGPLRAVAVVRENRTLVAALVQALLDDPRRSRTLPHRMASAARVADGRAHYARSEVVFAGGRYLVTREEEVELAARPELALLAELAATPDTPDRLAARLATALGRPDDDPAVHRFVGQLLAARLLVATDPVDPQDRQPLRSLAAWLRQWPEDARLVTLIGRLNTFTQQLAEEPGERRPALLASLADTWRRLLADAGRPVPADAAPLTVLSEDVHAAAPPQPRPSAADRTALAELTALAELFDHGHLMRRAARDRFVARYGIGGVCATPWEFGAEIADAWADTAMPDELSLLRTEFAALPETGGELVLPAERVRALAARLPDWTAARPLSYAWFVQHDAADGLLCVNHVYGGWGRFTSRFLDATTPQAAADVARQIRRGLGEGARAAQIRPVGGFNANLHPLLLADEIGPDRRWTSLAEADLDLVHDLATDQLRFRLRDTGELLDVLYLGFLAPLMLPQRLAPLLADHPNGVVDFRPVLPRTAVTAPGGTVTRTPRLRHRHVVLARRRWHLPAGVLDALRADLAADPGPEGVPAAAAARWRALLGLPEQLFLHPVPGATTTGTPADAFVAHLRAPKPQPVDLGNPLHLHHLAKWLTRYPNGVLLEEALPAVAGAAVPVRAVESVVETYRPGCSRPAPARSAAAGSAAAGSEAARSTLARSAAAPSEETPDE encoded by the coding sequence ATGCCGAACCGTGCCCTGCCGCGAGTCCTGTACCCGGACCCGTCCCCGATCAGGGCTCGGGAAGAGCCGACGTCCGAGCCCGGGCCGGTTGCGGCCGAGCCCGGGCCGGCAGCGTTCACCGCGCGCCACGCGCTCGTGCGCGCCACCGTGCTCGCCCGGCCCGCGCAGTCCGCCGCCTCGGCGACGGTCCGGAGCCTGCTGGCCGAACTCGGTGCCGTCGAGGCCGCGGACACGGCCCTGCGGCCCGCCCTCTGCGACGACCTCTACGCCAGCCGCGCCGGGCACGACGAGGAGTTCCACCGCCGGGTCGTGCTCCCGCTCCGCCGCGACCTGCACAACGGGCGCCCGCCCCGCGCCGCGCTGCTCGACCGGCTCGCCGACCTGCCGCAGCGCGTCCCGAACCTCGCCGCCTGGCTGGAGCTGCGGCAGCGGCGCACCCGGGTGCTCGCCGCGCTCGCCGACACCCTCCCGCCCGCGCTCGCCGCCGAACGCGCCGCCCTGGCCGGCCTCTGCCGCGAACCCGCCTTCGCCCGTGCCGTCGCCCTCACCAGCGCCGACCTGCTGCGCGCGGTCGCCCGCGCGGCGCACGACACCGGTACGGCGGGGGAGCGGTCCGGCCGGGCCCGCAAGGAGGAGGCCGCCGTCCTGCGCCACGCCCTGCGGGCCACCGCCAAGACCAGCCCGCTCTCCTGGTTCACCTCGGTCGGCTGGCACCCGGCGGACTCGGCGGACCAACCGACGGACGAGCCGACGGACGAGCCGGCGGGGGAGTCAGGGCCCCTGCGCGCGGTCGCCGTCGTCCGAGAGAACCGGACGCTGGTCGCCGCGCTCGTCCAGGCCCTGCTCGACGACCCCCGGCGCAGCCGTACCCTGCCGCACCGGATGGCCAGCGCCGCCCGCGTCGCCGACGGCCGCGCCCACTACGCGCGCAGCGAAGTGGTCTTCGCCGGCGGTCGCTACCTGGTCACCCGCGAGGAGGAGGTCGAGCTGGCGGCGCGGCCCGAACTGGCCCTGCTCGCCGAGCTCGCCGCCACCCCGGACACCCCGGACCGGCTCGCCGCCCGCCTCGCCACCGCCCTCGGCCGCCCGGACGACGACCCGGCGGTGCACCGCTTCGTCGGCCAACTGCTCGCCGCCCGGCTTCTGGTGGCCACCGACCCGGTCGACCCGCAGGACCGGCAGCCGCTGCGAAGCCTCGCCGCCTGGCTGCGCCAGTGGCCGGAGGACGCCCGCCTCGTCACCCTGATCGGCCGACTCAACACATTCACCCAGCAGTTGGCGGAGGAGCCGGGTGAACGCCGCCCCGCGCTGCTGGCCTCCCTCGCCGACACCTGGCGCCGGCTGCTGGCCGACGCGGGCCGGCCCGTCCCGGCCGACGCCGCACCGCTCACCGTCCTCAGCGAAGACGTCCACGCCGCCGCACCGCCGCAACCCCGGCCGAGCGCGGCCGACCGCACCGCACTCGCCGAACTCACCGCACTGGCCGAGCTGTTCGACCACGGCCACCTGATGCGCCGGGCCGCCCGCGACCGCTTCGTCGCCCGCTACGGCATCGGCGGAGTGTGCGCCACCCCCTGGGAGTTCGGTGCCGAGATCGCCGACGCCTGGGCCGACACTGCCATGCCGGACGAACTCAGCCTGCTGCGAACGGAGTTCGCCGCCCTGCCGGAGACCGGCGGGGAACTCGTGCTCCCCGCCGAGCGGGTCCGCGCCCTTGCCGCCAGGCTGCCCGACTGGACCGCCGCCCGCCCGCTCAGCTACGCCTGGTTCGTCCAACACGACGCTGCCGACGGCCTGTTGTGCGTCAACCACGTCTACGGCGGCTGGGGGCGCTTCACCAGCCGCTTCCTCGACGCCACCACACCGCAGGCCGCCGCCGACGTCGCCCGGCAGATCCGGCGCGGTCTGGGCGAGGGCGCCCGCGCCGCCCAGATCCGGCCGGTCGGCGGCTTCAACGCCAACCTCCACCCCCTGCTGCTCGCCGACGAGATCGGCCCCGACCGGCGCTGGACCAGCCTCGCCGAAGCCGACCTCGACCTCGTCCACGACCTCGCCACCGACCAGCTCCGCTTCCGGCTGCGCGACACCGGCGAGCTGCTGGACGTCCTCTACCTGGGCTTCCTCGCCCCGCTGATGCTGCCCCAGCGGCTGGCCCCGCTGCTCGCCGACCACCCCAACGGCGTGGTCGACTTCCGGCCCGTCCTGCCCCGCACCGCCGTCACCGCACCCGGTGGCACCGTCACCCGCACCCCGCGCCTGCGCCACCGCCACGTCGTCCTCGCCCGCCGCCGCTGGCACCTGCCGGCCGGCGTCCTCGACGCCCTGCGCGCCGACCTCGCCGCCGACCCCGGGCCCGAGGGAGTCCCGGCGGCCGCAGCCGCGCGCTGGCGCGCCCTGCTCGGCCTCCCCGAACAGCTCTTCCTCCACCCGGTGCCGGGCGCCACCACCACGGGCACCCCCGCCGACGCCTTCGTGGCCCACCTGCGCGCCCCCAAGCCCCAACCCGTCGACCTCGGCAACCCGTTGCACCTGCACCACCTCGCCAAGTGGCTCACCCGGTACCCGAACGGCGTCCTGCTGGAGGAGGCGCTGCCGGCCGTCGCGGGGGCGGCGGTGCCGGTGCGGGCGGTCGAGTCGGTGGTGGAGACGTACCGCCCCGGCTGCTCCCGTCCTGCTCCTGCCCGTTCCGCGGCTGCCGGTTCCGCGGCTGCCGGTTCCGAGGCCGCCCGTTCCACTCTCGCCCGTTCCGCCGCTGCACCCTCCGAGGAGACGCCCGATGAGTGA